The DNA region TAACCAGGGCATACTTGCCCTCCTTGGCTACCAGCTGAGCATAGGTACCGGCAGACCTTGCCATCTGTCCACCTCGGCCAGGTGTAAGCTCAATATTATGGATGACAGTTCCTACAGGAATCTTATAAAGAGGCAAGGCATTCCCGGGCTGAATGTCGACTTTTTCACCAGCCTGAACTACAGATCCGACTTTCAGTCCAACAGGTGCCAGGATGTACCTCTTTTCCCCGTCAAGATAAGACAAAAGGGCAATGCGTGCACTCCTGTTGGGATCATATTCAATGGAAACAACCTTTGCTGGAATGTCAAATTTGTTTCTCTTGAAATCTATGGTCCTGTATCTGCGCTTGCTGCCGCCCCCTCTTCTCCTGGAAGTAATCCTTCCATAGCTGTTCCTGCCGCTTTTTCTGGGCAGCCCTTTGACAAGGGACCTTTCAGGAGACGTGCTGGTTATATCCGCAAAGTCGGATACTGTCTGGAAACGCCTGCCCGGCGATGTTGGCTTAAGCTTTATAATGGCCATTAGTTATACCCCTTCGAAAAATTCTATTTTCTCGCCTGCGGCCAAGGACACATAAGCCTTTTTAAAACCCGATACCCGCCCGGTAGGACGACCGAATCTTTTCCTCTGGATGGACTTGCGCCTGATAACATTAACCCTATCCACCTTGACATTAAAAAGAGCTTCAACAGCCTCTTTTATCTGATACTTATTGGCATCGGGATGGACCACAAAGGCAACTTGATTCTGAACTTCCTTGATCGCCGTGGACTTTTCCGAAACCAAGGGTTTTATGAGGACCTGCGTCTTGTGCATCTTAGCTCAACCTTTTCTGCAGTTCTTCAACTGCCTGTTTATCCATTACCAGCTCATTGTGTCTCAGGATATCGTAAATATTTACTGAATCATGAGTTACTACTTGAGCACCCCTGACATTACGGGCCGAAAGCTCAAGATTGTTATACTTTTTACCTGTAACAATCAAGGGTTTTTTTAGCTCCAATTTCCCTTTCATCTCAACAAATTGCCTAGTCTTAACCTCAGGCATATCCAGGTCATCAACTATCTTCAGCTTTTCCTGAGCCAGCCTGCTGCTCAAGGCCATTTTAAGGGCCAGCCTTCTGACTTTCTTATTGATCTTAAAGGAGTAATCCCTGGGCTGGGGACCATGGGTTATGGCTCCTCCCCTCCACAAGGGAGACCTGCCCGAACCGGCCCTGGCTCTGCCAGTTCCTTTCTGTCGCCATGGTTTACGGCCTCCGCCAGATATTTTTGCCCTGTTTTTCACTTCAGCCGTGCCTGATCTAACAGCAGCAAGGTGAGACCTGACAGCCAGATGCATCAATTGAGGCTTGATCCCAACAGAGAAAACATCTTCTGAAAGCTGAATTTCCCCTACTTCCAGGTTATCCTTGGAGTATACTTTTGTATTTATCATCATATTCACCTTAACTCTGCTTTCGAAGTACGACTATTCCATTGGTGGGCCCAGGAACCTGACCCTTAACAATGATTATATTGTCCTTGGGTCTGACTATAAGGACCTCAGTGCTGGAATAAGTGACTTTTTTGTTGCCCATCTGCCCTGGCATTTTCTTACCTTTGAAAACTTTACCGGGATAGGCGCACTGACCAATGGCTCCAGTAGACCTGTGCACTTTTTCATGCCCGTGGGAGGCTGGAAGACCGGCAAAATTCCACCGCTTCATGGCACCGGCAAAGCCCTTTCCCTTAGAAGTACCTGTAAGCCTAACCCTGTCACCGGGTTTAAATATTTCAGCCGTAATTTCCTGGCCGGTTTCAAATTCATCCACATTATCAATGGCAAATTCACGCAGGATCCTAAAATATCCTTTATCCTGCTTGGACTGGTGTCCTTGCTGGGGCTTATTCAACTTATGGCCAGGGATCTGATCAAAACCAACCTGAACAGCGTTGTACCCGTCCTTGTCTGCCATCTTCTTCTGCACAACCGGACATGGCCCTGCCTGGATCACTGTAACAGCAACCTGGGTTCCATCGTCGGCAAACAGGCTGGTCATGCCTATTTTCTTTCCAATAAGACCTATAGTGCGCTTCATTGTTCCTCACCTAAAGTTTGATTTCAACATCAACGCCTGCAGGCAGATTGAGCTTGCCAAGGGCGTCCACAGTCTGCTGCGTGGGTTCAAGAATATCGAGCAGACGTTTATGAATTCTCATTTCAAACTGCTCTCGGGATTTTTTATCAACATGGACGGATTTATTTACTGTATACTTGTGTATCCTGGTAGGCAAAGGAATTGGGCCGGCAACACCGGCACCGGTATTCT from Desulfonatronovibrio hydrogenovorans DSM 9292 includes:
- the rplB gene encoding 50S ribosomal protein L2 codes for the protein MAIIKLKPTSPGRRFQTVSDFADITSTSPERSLVKGLPRKSGRNSYGRITSRRRGGGSKRRYRTIDFKRNKFDIPAKVVSIEYDPNRSARIALLSYLDGEKRYILAPVGLKVGSVVQAGEKVDIQPGNALPLYKIPVGTVIHNIELTPGRGGQMARSAGTYAQLVAKEGKYALVKLPSGEVRNVLSSNIASIGQVGNVEHENISIGKAGRNRWLGRRPKVRGVAMNPIDHPLGGGEGKSSGGRHPVSPWGWPTKGYKTRSRKKASDRLIIKKRTKN
- the rplW gene encoding 50S ribosomal protein L23 — encoded protein: MHKTQVLIKPLVSEKSTAIKEVQNQVAFVVHPDANKYQIKEAVEALFNVKVDRVNVIRRKSIQRKRFGRPTGRVSGFKKAYVSLAAGEKIEFFEGV
- the rplD gene encoding 50S ribosomal protein L4, with product MINTKVYSKDNLEVGEIQLSEDVFSVGIKPQLMHLAVRSHLAAVRSGTAEVKNRAKISGGGRKPWRQKGTGRARAGSGRSPLWRGGAITHGPQPRDYSFKINKKVRRLALKMALSSRLAQEKLKIVDDLDMPEVKTRQFVEMKGKLELKKPLIVTGKKYNNLELSARNVRGAQVVTHDSVNIYDILRHNELVMDKQAVEELQKRLS
- the rplC gene encoding 50S ribosomal protein L3 codes for the protein MKRTIGLIGKKIGMTSLFADDGTQVAVTVIQAGPCPVVQKKMADKDGYNAVQVGFDQIPGHKLNKPQQGHQSKQDKGYFRILREFAIDNVDEFETGQEITAEIFKPGDRVRLTGTSKGKGFAGAMKRWNFAGLPASHGHEKVHRSTGAIGQCAYPGKVFKGKKMPGQMGNKKVTYSSTEVLIVRPKDNIIIVKGQVPGPTNGIVVLRKQS
- the rpsJ gene encoding 30S ribosomal protein S10; amino-acid sequence: MVTMNSERIRIKLRAYDYRILDKAVAEIVDSAKNTGAGVAGPIPLPTRIHKYTVNKSVHVDKKSREQFEMRIHKRLLDILEPTQQTVDALGKLNLPAGVDVEIKL